From the Oceanispirochaeta sp. genome, the window AGATCCAGGCAGCCACGGCGAGAATCAGCAGAAACCAGAGAACAGATCCAAAGTCAGATCCAATCTGCTTGATCAGAGTGGAGCTGAGATACACCACAGTTCCCATCATAAGGAAGGCCATGGATTCTCTGAACTTATCCATCCATTTTCCCGGCTTGGGGAGCAGCTTAAAAAAACCTGGAAAAAATCCCAGAATCAGGAAGGGGATAGAGAGGCCGAGACCGGTCAGTGTCATGATCAGAAAAATAATGATTCCAGGCTGTGAAAATGCAAATCCCATGGCTGTTCCCAAAAATGGAGCACTGCAGGGAGTGGCAACAAACACAGCAAATATCCCGGTAAAGAAGGAGCCGGTATATCCTTTTTTCCTGGAAAGGCTATCTGCCTTATTCATTCCTGTTGACGGGGGAATGAGAATAAAGACCTCAAATAAGGAGAGGGCAAAAAGAAAGATGACCCCTGTGAGAATGGTGAGAAACAGAGGACTCTGGAATTGGAACCCCCAACCCAGAAGTTTCCCCGACTGCTTCAGAATTACAATGACCAGTGTCAACACCCAGAAAGAGACAAGAATCCCAGCCGTGTAGAGCAATCCATGCTTAATTAAAACGGGTCGTTTTTCTCCACTCTGGCTGATAAGATTCATGGCTTTTACAGAAAGGAGGGGGA encodes:
- a CDS encoding thioredoxin family protein, with product ICYFPDAQEVNFSLNIAGNPIKQDTGSSLWIFLLMALFGGFLLNLMPCVLPLLSVKAMNLISQSGEKRPVLIKHGLLYTAGILVSFWVLTLVIVILKQSGKLLGWGFQFQSPLFLTILTGVIFLFALSLFEVFILIPPSTGMNKADSLSRKKGYTGSFFTGIFAVFVATPCSAPFLGTAMGFAFSQPGIIIFLIMTLTGLGLSIPFLILGFFPGFFKLLPKPGKWMDKFRESMAFLMMGTVVYLSSTLIKQIGSDFGSVLWFLLILAVAAWIWGWSSRQSRKKVWRNVFRILPLFMIFISGFFLLNFGTSSEGTGLKPENKEWETFDPEVIQEIRDEGTPLFLAFSAEWCTSCKVNEKTVLSTDKIKSLFKQKGIRTMKADLTVSHPVAMEWIFRYNRAGVPLYLLFLPGEDAKLLPEILSAGILEDALASLPDIP